In one Serinus canaria isolate serCan28SL12 chromosome 2, serCan2020, whole genome shotgun sequence genomic region, the following are encoded:
- the FAM237B gene encoding protein FAM237B isoform X2, translating into MSFFISKWLTSLFQGYCFPSPRLNTVSSSSMEFVWKRWWYLQLGCILLVNLGYANPEYQKETPPSLREIDHQCWEVSSHGLVEIKKLKVADTVIALWDFMMFLKESPKPKHNELFNDLAQNFWDMYVDCVLSRSHGMGRRQLTSPKYSSTYSHRTLGGSAFINPF; encoded by the exons ATGTCTTTCTTTATCTCCAAGTGGCTGACTTCTCTTTTTCAAGGCTACTGTTTTCCATCTCCTCGCTTAAATACT GTATCTTCTTCAAGTATGGAATTTGTATGGAAACGATGGTGGTATCTTCAGCTGGGCTGTATATTATTAGTGAATTTGGGTTATGCCAATCCAGAGTATCAAAAAGAAACTCCTCCAAGCCTGCGTGAGATTGACCATCAGTGCTGGGAGGTATCGTCCCACGGGCTGGTGGAAATTAAGAAACTCAAGGTAGCAGATACAGTCATTGCTCTCTGGGACTTCATGATGTTCCTAAAGGAATCCCCTAAGCCCAAGCACAATGAACTCTTCAATGATTTAGCCCAGAACTTCTGGGATATGTATGTAGACTGTGTGCTCTCAAGATCCCATGGAATGGGCAGAAGACAATTAACATCTCCAAAATATTCTTCCACGTATTCACACAGAACTTTAGGAG GGTCTGCTTTCATCAATCCATTTTAG
- the FAM237B gene encoding protein FAM237B isoform X1, giving the protein MSFFISKWLTSLFQGYCFPSPRLNTVSSSSMEFVWKRWWYLQLGCILLVNLGYANPEYQKETPPSLREIDHQCWEVSSHGLVEIKKLKVADTVIALWDFMMFLKESPKPKHNELFNDLAQNFWDMYVDCVLSRSHGMGRRQLTSPKYSSTYSHRTLGGNYSYRIWY; this is encoded by the exons ATGTCTTTCTTTATCTCCAAGTGGCTGACTTCTCTTTTTCAAGGCTACTGTTTTCCATCTCCTCGCTTAAATACT GTATCTTCTTCAAGTATGGAATTTGTATGGAAACGATGGTGGTATCTTCAGCTGGGCTGTATATTATTAGTGAATTTGGGTTATGCCAATCCAGAGTATCAAAAAGAAACTCCTCCAAGCCTGCGTGAGATTGACCATCAGTGCTGGGAGGTATCGTCCCACGGGCTGGTGGAAATTAAGAAACTCAAGGTAGCAGATACAGTCATTGCTCTCTGGGACTTCATGATGTTCCTAAAGGAATCCCCTAAGCCCAAGCACAATGAACTCTTCAATGATTTAGCCCAGAACTTCTGGGATATGTATGTAGACTGTGTGCTCTCAAGATCCCATGGAATGGGCAGAAGACAATTAACATCTCCAAAATATTCTTCCACGTATTCACACAGAACTTTAGGAGGTAACTATAGTTATAGGATATGGTACTAA